From the genome of Bremerella sp. JC817:
CAAGAGGTGTTCTCGGAAGTGAAGTCGGTCTCGGTTTCGATTTCCGCCGCGGTCGATCAGCAGAAGGAAACGATTGCCACAATCGATTCGGACGTGACTCGTTCTTCGGCGATGACGCACGAGATGGCTTCGGTTGCACGCGATACGATCGCTGCCGTCGACGACCTGGCACGCAACATCGTCGCCACCGAGAACGCCGCTAAGCGAACCGCAGACGGCGCCCTCGATACCCAAGCCTGCGGAGATTCGCTGGTGCTGACTGCTCAAGAGCTTCTGTCGAACGTGGGAAAGTTCCAAGTGAGCGAAACGCCAAAAGGTGTTGCCGCCAAAGTCATGTCACCGAAAAAGAGCTTTCAGACCGCCCAACAGCCTTGTCTGGTCTAAGCAGCCGAAGGCATCTTCAAGCAATTTCAACGAAAGAGCCGGCACGGAATGGTGGCCGGCTCTTGCTATTGATGGGCAAAGAAGTCGACCTTCAGGCGGCAGGCAGGTGAAGGCCCCGAGAAGTGCCGACTGAACCTCGCATTCGGCGCAAAAGAAAAGCCATCAACAACTTACGTTGACGGCTTTTGCTTAGAGCGGAGGGCACGAGATACGTAGTGCAATTCGCTTGTATCTCTTTTCGCAACAAACTCTTACATCGCAAATCGCTGATTCTATGGCAGATTTCGGCTCGCGGTTTGCGCCGGGTTTTCCCGGTACTTTCGTGTTTCCGAGCATTGGCGAAAGTACAAATCTAGTACAAATCGCCACTGCCCAACTCGGCGGCAAGCTTGGCCGAATGGAGGTGAACTAATGCGCCTCCGAACTCCACTTGAAGCTCCGAACGGAAGGATTCTAAAAGTAGGGGAATACGCGCGTTACAGCACGGAGGAACAGAATCCGCGAAGCATACCAGATCAGTTCGCGTACTCTGAAAAAGTGCTCTCGGAAAATAACGCACCTGACTACGAAAAAACACAGTTGTCAGATGCGGAATTGTCGGGAGAACTCGTCTCGCGTCCAGGAATTGATCGGCTCCGGCGAGGCATTGCTAGGCGAGAATGGGATTTGATCATTGTCGAAGATTCCAGTCGACTCTACCGACATGAGACTGAGTGTATGGTTCTGGTCGAAGAGGCGGTCGATGAAGGTATTCGAGTGATCTGCATCAATGACTTCGTTGATACTGCGGAGCCGGACTGGCGGGAGCGGTTGCATGACGCCGCGCGGCACCATGCTCAGACGAATAAATATACTTCCCATAGGATTAAGAGAACGCATGAGGCACTTTGGAATTTGCAGGCCGGGCTCGGCAAGTGCCGTCAGGGGTACTCTCGCCGTGCGTCTTATCCTGCGACCGATAGAGAACCGGAACGCGGACCGTTTTTTGACAGCGTGAATCCTACCGAAGCTGCAATGATCAAGACCGCATACGAAATGGTTGCCGCTGGCGATGACCTTGCTTTGGTTGCCGACTGGCTATCAAAACAAGGCCTCCGAAAATGTTCGGGTGCAAAGTATTCAGATTACTCCGTCAAGAACGTAATTGACTTGATTCGTCGGACGATTCATCGTGCATTCGATACTTATCGGAATAAAGTTTCGGAAAAGAAGTTGCGAACTGGTAAGTCTCGGCAACGTCACCGACCAGAGAAGGTGCTTACGCGAGAGATGCCTCACCTAAGGGTCGTCTCGGATTCTCTTTGGTACGCTGCGAATCGAATGATCGACAGCCGACGGCGAAAAACGAATGTGCCCTCAGGTGATGATCATCCCTTGGCCAATATTCCCAGAGATAGTCGATTTCCACTGACCAAACT
Proteins encoded in this window:
- a CDS encoding recombinase family protein; its protein translation is MRLRTPLEAPNGRILKVGEYARYSTEEQNPRSIPDQFAYSEKVLSENNAPDYEKTQLSDAELSGELVSRPGIDRLRRGIARREWDLIIVEDSSRLYRHETECMVLVEEAVDEGIRVICINDFVDTAEPDWRERLHDAARHHAQTNKYTSHRIKRTHEALWNLQAGLGKCRQGYSRRASYPATDREPERGPFFDSVNPTEAAMIKTAYEMVAAGDDLALVADWLSKQGLRKCSGAKYSDYSVKNVIDLIRRTIHRAFDTYRNKVSEKKLRTGKSRQRHRPEKVLTREMPHLRVVSDSLWYAANRMIDSRRRKTNVPSGDDHPLANIPRDSRFPLTKLFVCDICGNKMWSDGRNEGGYRCGGVRSECCWNKATALRDCVHKKISEVVVRELLSLDSTLDILVERINSVLRSERDYERQSLKLRNQVQKLTEECERLGEAVAKGKRDDPLETLLNLLVKKEQ